In Pyrus communis chromosome 11, drPyrComm1.1, whole genome shotgun sequence, the sequence GACAATCAGGAAGCAATCGATCAGAGTAATTATCGTCTATCAGACCCATCGTAAGAAAGATGATTCTCAATTGTTCACAACCACCGCATTCCATCTGCATTTGCCAAAACTTTAATCCCATTCTCATTGGCAGAAGCAGCCAAGAGAGTGCCATCCTTGTTGAGGCGGATACGAGGGCTTGCCTAGGAATTAGGAGGGGTAAAGAAGATGAGCAGCTTGGTATTTAAGAttctattatttcaatttaCTTAAAGGAAACGAACCTACTGGGAGGCCTCCATCAGCATCAGCAGTTGTCAGAAGTTGAATATTGTCCATGTCCCaaaatttaatagaaaaatcATCACCAGCAGTAAAAAACCGGTTTTTAGTAGTATTGAATTGCACAACACCAAAAGAACGCTTGCGAAAGCCTTGATAGGTCCTCTTCACAGCCCCTTCACTTTCATTCCATTCAACAATATATGACTCACCGTCTTTACTTGTCCCACATGAAAATAGCCTGCAACCCACCACCAAAGAAAAACTacgaaaagaaataaataaccATATAGTTTGCCCATCcagcaaaaggaaaaaggaaactcTGAGCTAAGTATACTAACCTTGTACCATCAGCACTATAAGCCATGGTTGTGGACCAGCGACCAGGAGCATCATAATCAACTCGAGATCCCAAATTGTCATACTCCCAAGCCTTTATCTTTCCATCCAGTgctattgaaaaaataaactgAAGCATAGCAGCAAACAATGAGCACGAAAAGACAAGGACAGACGGGCACCAGAGACAGAAACACGTGTAATTAGTaagaatgaaaaaataaaaataaaatgccaCAACACCTGAATGTTTTCCTTATGATGTGGGCAGACAGAATAAACTGGAGCCTCTTGACCTTCAAAAGTATATTGTTTTGCACCGGTTGTAGCATCCCACACCTAAATTTATGAAGGAAATCAGCAAGGAACAGAAAACGCTCTTCCAATGGCAATGAGACAAGCAAACATGTTAGGCAACTAACGAACCTTGATGGTCTTGTCATCCCCACAGGTAATCACACAAAGCTGCTCATTGGGATGGGAGAATGCCAGATCATTTACACCACCAACATGTGCATCAATCTACGACAGTAATTTCAGAGTCACCATTAATACAGAAAACTAAGAGACAACCAAAAAAAGGTGTAAAAATTTGAAACAGCATCTTCTGTATATACCTCTAGGTGCTCTCGTACGTCATCACCCCTATGATAAGACTATATTTGAACAATGTGCCTCGAGCAATACCTATAATTGTATTGTAAATGATACAATAATTAGGATCTAATTCAATCCTCAAAAATTTATGAAGCCATATCACATTTGCCACAGTTACCTAAGTATGCTCAAGCTTACCAAATAAAGCACCATCAGGGCTCCGAATCACATGGTTAACAGACACACCAGGATCCTTAACTACAGCAGCCAGTTTCACAAAGACAAATTTACTTTTCAGTCAATCAACTCATACATCCACAAAGAAACAGTGCACACAATTTTTAAGTCACATGAACAAGTATAGAAAGGGAAAGACCTGCAGGAGCATTGAGCATGAACTAAGATCCCATACTTTGAAGTTCCTTACAACTAGTCGCTCCCTAGATCCAACTTCCCGCAGGCCTATGTCCCCCACATTGGTACCAAATGAAGCATCACATAGAGAACAATCAACAGTCAATTATGAATAGTCTCTTTGAAGTTTCCCTCATCGAGAAACTGCAAGATCAGGAACACAAGCTCCATACTCAGAGACAACATCTTGACCGCCCCCTGTTTGATTCCAAGAAGCGGGTTGTTTGCAGGTGATGGTACCCGCGCACAGTTCGGTTGTCCACATGGGTGATCCACATAAAGCGTTTTTATTAATGGATTTGGACTTGGGCTTTTACAAAGCCCGTGCTGCCAATTTAAGCTTCAATTTACAGGAGGAGAATTAGTTCTTTCTCAGCAGAACCAGAAAGGCCATAATTTGCACAAATAATAGTTCCTGGTGTGTGGAAACTTCTGACACTGGTCacgaaccaaaaaaaaaaatcctgacACCAGACGCTGGAATCAAGCAGTGATGTACAACTGTCACCAGGCCCCTGTGCTATGTAGCAATGAACCATATACTAAATTAAGATTCAGGCACATGATTTAGGCATTGCAACAATATTAATGACTTCTTTTTGTTTCCACAGAATTCAAGCCATAACCACCTTTTTATAGCCACATAGACAATGTACGTAAACGATGAACTCATTAGCTAGTGCTATCAACTTGATGAAATTGTCATTTGAGTGCAACGGAAGACAAAAGCACTCATTCCATGTGGAAAAATTAAAGCAAGACCAGTATTTGCAACATCCATAAGTTACGATGAAGTGCACATCTAATCTTATATAACTGAAGTCGTGGTTTCAGAGTAATTACCCTTGGTTAATGAGAGTCCATAGCCTCGAACGCTTTAGGTTTGGGAACTGCAATTTATCACTGAATAAGGGATTTGGGTCAATCAGTCTCTTAAGTTCAACCGACATGATTGCCCTGGCAGACTTTGAATCTCCACACTTGGATAGTTGTTCATTCTCCCCCTATAATGCAAGAGACCATTTTTTAGTACATTTGCTACAACTGTTTTCTACAGAGACTATTCATATAATGGAATTCTCATACCTAAAGTTCTCCAATGTTGAGAGCTGAGCGATTTCCTCCAAAAGTTCATCGAATGcggcaaaaaaatttaaatccttTACTAGAATATCCACGGCTTGGGACCAATCAGGCCTATAAAGTTCAGTCACATTACACGTAATTCAACCATATAATTCCTCAAGATCGGCCATGCAATCCAACCCACGAAAGTTATCAATGAATTGAAATTGAACCACTGTAAGCTTACTTGTCCAATGCCTCGAGGTACTTCTGCTTCCTTATCTCGAAAAAGATAAGGCCTATAAAGTTCACACAGTCACATTACACGTAATTCAACCATATAATTCCTCAAGACCGGCCATGCAATCCAACCCATGAAAGTTATCAATGAATTGAAATTGAACCACTGTAAGCTTACTTGTCCAATGCCTCGAGATACTTCTGCTTCCTTATCTTGAAAAAGATTTTCATGGAATAGCTGTTATCTTCCATTTTAGTGAACCCGGAGAGGTACTTCTCAACTTCATCCCAATTGCCATTATGCACCTCATCCTCAAAATATTTCATATTGAAGAAAACCCCAGATTCTTGCTCTAATATACATCACAGAAGCAATTAATGACGCAGTATATCAGTACATAATTAGCAATTGTGCCAACAAAAACgcattaattaaaaataaagaaatcagCCCTACCTGGTGAGATTTCAAATAGAAGCAGGCAGCTCCTTAATTGCAGTGCCATCCAAATAAAGCACAGATAGATTCTTCATAACCTCTGAAATTGCTGGAAACTTCTCAAGCTTTGAGCATCCAGAAACATAAAGGTATTCAAGAGATTTCATGTGAGCaatgctgcttggaagactctCAAGTTCTCTGCAACAATTCAGACTCAAAGTAACAAGACTGGTGAGATTTAAAATAGAGGCAGGCAACTCCTTAATTGCAGTGCCAGCCAAATAAAGCTTAAATAGCTTCTTCATAACCTCTGAAATTTCTGGAAACTTCTCAAGCTTTGAGCATCCAGAAACATCAAGGTATTCAAGAGATTTCATGTGACAaatgctgcttggaagactctCAAGTTCTCTGCAACAATTCAGACTCAAAGTAACAAGACTGGTGAGATTTAAAATAGAAGCAGGCAGCTCCTTAATTGCAGTGTCATCCAAATAAAGCTCAAATAGCTTCTTCATAACCTCTGAAATTTCTGGAAACTTCTCAAGCTTTGAGCATCCAGAAACATAAAGGTATTCAAGAGATTTCATGTGAGAaatgctgcttggaagactctCAAGTTCTCTGCAATCATTCAGACCCAAAGTAACAAGACTGGTGAGATTTAAAATAGAGGCAGGCAGCTCCTTAATTGCAGTGTCATCCAAATAAAGCTCAGATAGATTCTTCATAACCTCTGAAATTTCTGGAAACTTCTCAAGCTTTGAGCATCCAGAAACATTAAGGTATTCAAGAGATTTCATGTGAGAaatgctgcttggaagactctCAAGTTCTCTGCAATCATTCAGACTCAAAGTAACAAGACTGGTGAGATTTAAAATAGAAGCAGGCAGCTCCTTAATTGCAGTGCCATCCAAATAAAGCTTAAATAGCTTCTTCATAACCTCTGAAATTTCTGGAAACTTCTCAAGCTTTGAGCATCCAGAAACATCAAGGTATTTAAGAGATTTCATGTGAGAaatgctgcttggaagactctCAAGTTCTCTGCAATCCATCAGACCCAAAGTATCAAGACTGGTGAGATTTAAAATAGAGGCAGGCAACTCCTTAATTGCAGTGCCACCCAAATAAAGCACAGATAGATTCTTCATAACCTCTGAAATTTCTGGAAACTTCTCAAGCTTTGAGCATCCAGAAACATCAAGGTATTTAAGAGATTTCATGTGAGAaatgctgcttggaagactctCAAGTTCTCTGCAATCCATCAGACCCAAAGTATCAAGACTGGTGAGATTTAAAATAGAAGCAGGCAGCTCCTTAATTGCAGTGCCACCCAAATAAAGCCCAAATAGATTATTCATAACCTCTGAAATTTCTGGAAACTTCTCAAGCTTTGAGCATCCAGAAACATTAAGGTATTTAAGAGATTGCATGTGAGAAATACGCCTCGGAAGACTCTtaaattttttgcaattttgtagATTCAAGGTAACAACCCCCGTAAGATTACTAATTGATGAGGGCAATTCTTTAATTTCAGTATGATCTAAATAAAGCACTGGTAGATCCTGCATAACATCTGAAACTTCGGGAAACTTATCGAGGTTTATGCACCAAGAAAGTTTAAGGGTTCTAAGAGATTTCATACCAATCTTGCTTGGAAAAATCTTAAGATTTCTGCAATATTCCAAATCCAAAAGAACCAGGTTTTTGagagatgaaatggatgggtgAACCTCAAATAAACTTGTACAACTTCGAAAAACTACTTTCTCAAGATTTTTCGCCTCGGTGAAGTCAGGAGTCTTCTTCAGGTGAGGAGAACTTGTTAAGTtgataattttcaaattttccagAGGCTGGTATAACACATCGAGGAAAGCAAGTTACATGGTAAGGCATCTAagaattaaaccatttaaaagAAACATATGCAAGTGAAGTTTTTACCTTGGCTCCTTCCCAAAGATGTTCAACGAGACTATTTTGCATGTCAAGCTCAACAAGATTCTTCGCAATAAAATTGGACGGTAAAGACTTTAGGGGGAAATGCTTCCATACGAGACTTCTTAACTCATGCAGAACAAACTTTAAATTCTCACATGAATATCCATTGTCGCCGTGGATTTTGAGCAATCTTAATTTCGTCATTTTAACAAAAGCTTCGGAACTGAAGTATACCACTTCTGGTTTTGAGAATGAAAGGTCAAGGATTATGCTTTCAACAACTTCCGTAGCCTGGATAACAAATAGTTCAAATTATGTGACTGTAGATATTCTGAATCTTATTTAACATTATAAAGTTAATGCATGTTTCTATGAATTGTATTTTGATCAAAGTTAAAGCTGTTTACTCTAAAGAtttacatatgaaaaagaaggtCAGGAACATATCGCACCGTATTTTGAATAAGCACGTGATGAACATCTTCATAATTCCACAACCTACTGCGTTTTCCAGGCTCTTTAATAGATTCTTGGCGGACGATTTCCCGACCCATTTCCTCTAGTAAATCATGCATCTTCAGTGTTTCCCGTGAGACAGTTATAAGAGCTCGATCAATTAGAACTCTTAGCCCAGTATGGGGATAAAAGCCACAACTGTCCAGAACCTTTGTTGCGTTGTCTTTTTCCGCTCCTTTAAAGAAACATGCAATATCCAGAAATATGTCCTTCTCAGAATCATCTAGTCCATCGAAGCTTGTTCTTAACACATCATGAATTCCCCTTTGCgggattttctttaatttctctAGCACCTCCTCCCACTCCTGCACAGATTTGTTATAAAGAAATGCCCCCAAGACTTTAAGTGCTAAAGGGAGACCTTGAGCATATCGTACAGCACGGCTTGAGAGAGGGTCATAGTCTCTTTTGGGTTGCTTTGTTCTAAGGGCATACTGGCTAAAGAGTTCCAAAGCTCCATCACCACTTAGAACCTTGGGGCTGTAGATCGCATCAGCTCGATTTAGTACTAGCTTATCTCTAGTGGTGATAATGATTCTactcccaccaccaaatgaATGTTGCTTTCCAAGTAAGGTTTCAATTTGAAATAAGTCGTCaacatcatcaagaacaatcaaaacctttttcatctgtagccttttcaaaatcattctgTAACCTCGATCCAATGTGCCTAAACTCTGCACCTTTTGATTCAAGATTCTAGATAGAAGTTTTTCCTGCATATGTACGGCACCACAAGCGGAGAACTCTTCCTTGACATTGTCAAGAAAGCAACAAGCTTCAAATTGACAAGCAATTTTCTCACAAAGAGCTCTAGCTATGCTTGTTTTGCCTATACCACCCATACCCCATATTCCAACAACACGAACGTCGTCCATTTCAGGAGCAGGATGTAATAGCAAGTCCATTTCATGCATGTGGGAATCCATTTCAACCAAGTCATCGTCTTTACTTGATGAGATGCGGATCAATTTCTGAAAAATATCTTCTACAATTTCCTCAATGAGCTTGGCATCATCCCTGTGGAATAAGAAAAACATTATTGTAAGAGTAAGATGAAGAACAAGTGCAAACCGTATACATAGTCATACATTTGCTAGGAAAACATGACAACGAATTAAAACTAAacgttaaaataaaaattactcgCAATTTTTCGAATCCCAGCCGGTTAAATTGGTGGCTCGAGTAAGAGCGGACCTCCAGCTCCGCACCTCTTCCATGTCGGCGTTAGAATGGCCTTCATGCTTGGCAAAAGCTTCCGCAAAGCTGCTCTCTGCTTTGCGGACATGAGAAGGATCCACTTCGTAAAAAACGGGCACCACCATCTGGTTCTTTCTATCCATACAATCCAGTATTTGGACGAGCTCCTTCAAGCACCATGTGGAAGAAGCatatttttgagaaaaaactaCGATTGAAACGCGCGAATCTTGGATCGCCGTCAGTAGCTCCGAAAGGTCGTTGCCCTTTCGCAGCCCTTCGGCATCAATGAAGGTGTTGATTGCTTTCTGATTCAGGGCTTTGTAGAGGTGGCTGACGAAGCACCTGCGAGTGTCTTCCCCTCTGAAATTGAGGAACACGTCGTATTTCCAAGAAGAGccagaggaagaagatgcaGCGGCAGCCATTAATCGATGGAGTATCTAAGAGTAATGTATGAACTGAAACACTCAATTGATCTTCACACTGATCTTCACATTGAGCTACAAAGGAAGTAATGAGTCAATGACGACCACATCACGCGTTTCTAGCTGTTGAAGTCAATGACGACCACATCACGCGTTTCTATTTTCTAGGTGCAGTTTCTATTTTCTAGGTGCATGTCTTTATCACCTTTtagaaaaatgaagaaactaatgaaaagcAAAAGCAAGGGACCATCAGGTAGAAAAGAATCCAAGGACTAATCCTTCAAAGTTTTTGAGAATATAggttattgaaatttaattcgaCTTACTTGGAAAGgtttattttgataattataataaatttaaccgTTTCACcaaattttaatgatttgaATTCTTGGACTTGATAGATTAAAATGAAAGAATCCAAAAATGATCCAACAAAGGAAaagtataaaaattataaaatatcagAAATTGGTGGACAAAGATTTGCTCGGCATGGGCGAGTGGATGCAACGCgcaaaagaaaacaacaacaaGTGGGTCCCAAGTCCTAACAGTACAACTGTGGTACACATCACAAGGGGTAATGTCCCGAGATGCTTTTCAAGAGTCTAAATAAATCTCATGATGTTGGAGCTCTTCAATTATCTTTGGTGGGACCAGTGCCCATGTGACACACCCTGAGGCAATGCAAACCAGGTCATTTGGGAACTGACTTCTTCAATCCTTTGGGCTTGAATACAATTGGGCCTAGATGAACTTAGTTGTGTCTGAAGAGGAGACTAACGCAATAAATTTCACGGACATATATACTTGAGAGTTAACATGGTTATTTCTTGGCAAATACCATACTGACCATATTGTAAGAAGTTCAATACTTTTGTCGTTGTCATTAGGCAACAACATGCCTACAGTTACATCTATTATGATATCTTAAGGAAACTGTTATTAGTACTCTAAgaatcttattttacactccCTACAAGCCTAttcttctttctaattataaaaagttcgGAGTGCAAAATAAAACTTTTAAAAAGCCTATAACAATTCCTTATCTTAATACTGAGTGGCCCTAATGAACCTATATTGGTGTTTTATATTCTTGGAAGCGTacaacaaattcttggcataaaaTGGAAATATTATACTTCTTCTTTCTTATATTGGGATAAGTAGTATTGTCATATGGAAGACAATGAAACCAACAGATTTATGTTCTATGCAAAATACGAGATGTACATACCATGCCACATATAATGTATCTTCTATTTTCTTGTGTAAATCGAGCTGATATGATATTTAGTGTGAGAAATGAAGTGAATTTAAATCAGTTCCGAATAGAAGAGAAGCATGCTATAACATTGATGACACAATATTATAGATTGTATTTGAGCATGTAAAAGACATAATATTTGAGCATGTAACAGGAATAGtaagtttttgaaaaaattgcTAGACCGAGAAATTAAATCGTTAAACATTACACTGTGACCCAATATAAAGATATAGTTTGTTTACAAATCAAAACGAAGCGGTATCAAAGGAAAATGTTTAAGATGTTGAAAATACAAAACTGGACTACACAACCATATCTTTTTTCTGTAACTAAACGAATAATTTATAATGATACAAACCCTGATCTTGGCTCACCTAGCTCCTCCCATCCTCAACTCTGTATGTCAAAGGCTGAGTAGCCATGTATGCAAAAGTTGTGAAATGATCACCATCTGAAAATTGAGAATAACCCACATTCACATTGCTCaaaattttatagaaaatagGACAAATTAACATATTTAAAGTATGTATTAGGATGCAAACGTTCTTAAGATAAATTAAGCAGAAAGGAAAGCAGGTAGGCCGCCAATGGCATTTCTAATCACCAAGACAAACTTCTGGGCACCATGTGGTTGAACCCAAAATCGTTATGAAAACAATAATATAATACAAAAGATACTCATCTAGCTGTTTCTTAATTTCTTGAATTTCCTAAGTAAGTTTTCCTTGTTGATTCTATTTCTCTATCaataggaaaaaagaaaagtaactTGATTCTTGGTAATGAGCACATACAGTTGCTTAATAACATTTAACAATTAGAGTAGGGTAAAGACACTCCAATCAGGTCCACGATGCTTCAATCTATCAAATCCATTCGTACAGATTGATTATCTGATTGGTATTGAAAAGGAACCAAAACCCcccaaatttttgaaatttcggGTAGGATGAATCGCTTACCTTCAGAAAAAGCAGGGGAACGCAGGTGGTGGGACGTGATTCGCTGGATTTGAGAGCAAGAGAAGGCTCTCCCCCACATTTTCCCTGCATTCCATCTCCATCATCAAATTGAAGTTCATTTCTATTTATTTCagctgaaaataataaaaatgaataaacaTTTCTAAAAATTAAAGTAAACTTCAAGTTGCAGACAGTTTGACTTGAAGAGCTTCGGCTGAAGCTAAGTAGGCTTACAGTGGGTGAATCAAAAGGATAAAGACACTGCAATTTTCAGCTTCATACCAAAGGATAGACAAAGCACGATAGCATGCTGCGAACGAATTGTTCAATCCAGCTGAAAGGAAAAGTTGCAGGACAAAGATATTCACCTATTAATTTAGATCAAATAACCATATATCTTCACATCATCACCAAAAGAGTTATTAAAGGAATGATAACCATGAAAAGTCATAGGCATTCTATCAACAACATAAATTTACCAAGTTCACAAATCTGCTCAAATCCGTTAAGAAAATTtaccaaatcaaaagttcaTACAACGAAATCTGACTTCAAGCCCAATTCttcattttgaaaattgaatgcaTATGAGTTTTCTAAGAAACACaaatttcgtttttgttttaatcAGTAGATTCATGCCAAGCTTGCAAAATTACCTGTGCCACAAATTCTTGTTCTACACCGGTGCCCACAACAACTTCTTACTCAGCTGTAGCTTTCCATCTTGCAAGTTGTTCTTCACGAGAGCAATTGTGCATCATTAGCCTTCTAAGCTACACACATAATGCCATGAGTCTTCCAATTgtttcgatttaatttaaaataaatcaatttaatttCTTAGTATAACATATCCATGCTACACGATCAGCACCTTATTTtagtaaaacaaaaacaaaagatggTAGAAATTGATATAATTATTGTGGCCAGCTAATTTTGCAAATTGACATAATTATTGCAAATTGGAAAAAGAAGTTGGTGCCAGCAATTACTAATGCAATAGTTGTGGCAATCGCTAGAAAATGTGAATGAAATTTCTCAACATTTGAGCATCCAGAATCATCAAGATTTTCAAGAGATTTCATGTGAGAAATGATGCTTGGAAAACTCTCAAGTTCTCTGTAGATAGTTTATTCAAGACCTCTGAATTTTTCGGAAACGTCTCAAGATTTGAGTATCCAGAAACATCAAGCTATCGAAGAGATTTCATGTGACAaatgctgcttggaagactctCAAGTTCTCTGCAATCAttcatcattcattttttttttttttttttttttttttttttttttttgagaatttgGGGAACAAAAA encodes:
- the LOC137708693 gene encoding protein TPR3-like isoform X1, which encodes MSVELKKLIEANPLFSDKLQFPNLKRSRLWTFINQGLNWQHGLCKSPSPNPLIKTLYVDHPCGQPNCARAPSPANNPLLGIKQGAVKILSLIGTNVGDVGLWEVGSRERLVVRNFKVWDLSSCSMLLQAAVVKDPVLSVNHVIRSPDGALFGIAYSRYIVQIYSYHGGDDVREHLEIDAHVGGVNDLAFSHPNEQLCVITCGDDKTIKVWDATTGAKQYTFEGQEAPVYSVCPHHKENIQFIFSIALDGKIKAWEYDNLGSRVDYDAPGRWSTTMAYSADGTRLFSCGTSKDGESYIVEWNESEGAVKRTYQGFRKRSFGVVQFNTTKNRFFTAGDDFSIKFWDMDNIQLLTTADADGGLPASPRIRLNKDGTLLAASANENGIKVLANADGMRWL
- the LOC137708693 gene encoding protein TPR3-like isoform X3; translation: MLLQAAVVKDPVLSVNHVIRSPDGALFGIAYSRYIVQIYSYHGGDDVREHLEIDAHVGGVNDLAFSHPNEQLCVITCGDDKTIKVWDATTGAKQYTFEGQEAPVYSVCPHHKENIQFIFSIALDGKIKAWEYDNLGSRVDYDAPGRWSTTMAYSADGTRLFSCGTSKDGESYIVEWNESEGAVKRTYQGFRKRSFGVVQFNTTKNRFFTAGDDFSIKFWDMDNIQLLTTADADGGLPASPRIRLNKDGTLLAASANENGIKVLANADGMRWL
- the LOC137708693 gene encoding protein TPR3-like isoform X2; the encoded protein is MSVELKKLIEANPLFSDKLQFPNLKRSRLWTFINQGLNWQHGLCKSPSPNPLIKTLYVDHPCGQPNCARAPSPANNPLLGIKQGAVKILSLIGTNVGDVGLWEVGSRERLVVRNFKVWDLSSCSMLLQAAVVKDPVLSVNHVIRSPDGALFGIAYSRYIVQIYSYHGGDDVREHLEIDAHVGGVNDLAFSHPNEQLCVITCGDDKTIKVWDATTGAKQYTFEGQEAPVYSVCPHHKENIQFIFSIALDGKIKAWEYDNLGSRVDYDAPGRWSTTMAYSADGTRLFSCGTSKDGESYIVEWNESEGAVKRTYQGFRKRSFGVVQFNTTKNRFFTAGDDFSIKFWDMDNIQLLTTADADGGLPVGKPSYPPQQGWHSLGCFCQ
- the LOC137708688 gene encoding disease resistance protein RPV1-like, with the protein product MAAAASSSSGSSWKYDVFLNFRGEDTRRCFVSHLYKALNQKAINTFIDAEGLRKGNDLSELLTAIQDSRVSIVVFSQKYASSTWCLKELVQILDCMDRKNQMVVPVFYEVDPSHVRKAESSFAEAFAKHEGHSNADMEEVRSWRSALTRATNLTGWDSKNCEDDAKLIEEIVEDIFQKLIRISSSKDDDLVEMDSHMHEMDLLLHPAPEMDDVRVVGIWGMGGIGKTSIARALCEKIACQFEACCFLDNVKEEFSACGAVHMQEKLLSRILNQKVQSLGTLDRGYRMILKRLQMKKVLIVLDDVDDLFQIETLLGKQHSFGGGSRIIITTRDKLVLNRADAIYSPKVLSGDGALELFSQYALRTKQPKRDYDPLSSRAVRYAQGLPLALKVLGAFLYNKSVQEWEEVLEKLKKIPQRGIHDVLRTSFDGLDDSEKDIFLDIACFFKGAEKDNATKVLDSCGFYPHTGLRVLIDRALITVSRETLKMHDLLEEMGREIVRQESIKEPGKRSRLWNYEDVHHVLIQNTATEVVESIILDLSFSKPEVVYFSSEAFVKMTKLRLLKIHGDNGYSCENLKFVLHELRSLVWKHFPLKSLPSNFIAKNLVELDMQNSLVEHLWEGAKPLENLKIINLTSSPHLKKTPDFTEAKNLEKVVFRSCTSLFEVHPSISSLKNLVLLDLEYCRNLKIFPSKIGMKSLRTLKLSWCINLDKFPEVSDVMQDLPVLYLDHTEIKELPSSISNLTGVVTLNLQNCKKFKSLPRRISHMQSLKYLNVSGCSKLEKFPEISEVMNNLFGLYLGGTAIKELPASILNLTSLDTLGLMDCRELESLPSSISHMKSLKYLDVSGCSKLEKFPEISEVMKNLSVLYLGGTAIKELPASILNLTSLDTLGLMDCRELESLPSSISHMKSLKYLDVSGCSKLEKFPEISEVMKKLFKLYLDGTAIKELPASILNLTSLVTLSLNDCRELESLPSSISHMKSLEYLNVSGCSKLEKFPEISEVMKNLSELYLDDTAIKELPASILNLTSLVTLGLNDCRELESLPSSISHMKSLEYLYVSGCSKLEKFPEISEVMKKLFELYLDDTAIKELPASILNLTSLVTLSLNCCRELESLPSSICHMKSLEYLDVSGCSKLEKFPEISEVMKKLFKLYLAGTAIKELPASILNLTSLVTLSLNCCRELESLPSSIAHMKSLEYLYVSGCSKLEKFPAISEVMKNLSVLYLDGTAIKELPASI